The sequence TTAACCCAGCAGCTCTTCGAATTCCACTGGCGTCATACATAACAACAAAAGCCAACGTAGCTGCAATAGCAAAAGCGGGGTGGTCAAATCCAAGTTCTAAGCCAACACCTGATGCCGTCCCAGTAACAAATGCAGAATGACTGGACGGCATTCCCCCTGTTTCAAGAAGAACAGAAGGTCGCCATCGTCGATGCTGAACAAATTCAACAAATAATTTAGAGGCCTGAGCAATGCCACAAGCCAAAAGTCCCCACGCAAGGACCGCGTTATTAAATAGCTGCAATAACGCTGGAAGAGAAGAAGTGTGATTCATCTATCGCGATTTGTTATGTAATCAGCCAAAGCTAAAAGTGGAGCCGAATTTTTATTCCATGGCTTGAGCGCAGCTTTTGCTTCAATAACTAGATCATTAGCCCGTTTCCTCGATTCGTCCAATCCAAGCAACTTTGGATAAGTAGTTTTATCGGCAACCAAATCTTTCCCAGCGGTCTTCCCAAGTACATCACTACTAGCCGTGACATCAAGGACATCATCAATTATCTGAAAAGCCAGGCCTATGCCCTTTGCATAAATGCAAAGGGCATCTAAAAGGTCAGCTGATGCACCTGCAATTAATGCACCTGATACAACACATGCCTTAAGTAAAGCGCCTGTCTTATGAAGATGAATAAATTCCAAAGTTTCAAGATCAACTGCCTTCCCTTCACATTCCAGATCAACCACTTGACCTCCAACTAGCCCTGGAGCCCCAGCCAACAAAGAAAGCTCTCCAACAACCTTCAATAATCTTTCGACTGGTACTCCAGGGCTGCGAAGTGCAACCATTTCGAAAGAGCGTGTAAGCAATGCATCTCCAGCAAGAATCGCTACTGCATCTCCATACACCTTGTGATTTGTTGGACGTCCTCGGCGTAAGTCATCGTTATCCATGGCTGGTAAATCATCATGGATTAATGACATGGTATGAATCATCTCAAGAGCCACAGCTGTAGGAAGGGCCAACACAGAATCACCACCTGCAAATTCGCAGGCAGCTAAACAAAGGATTGGGCGAAGCCTCTTACCTCCTGCAAGAAGTGAATATCGCATCGCTTCACGTAATTGCTCTGGTCGCTCTGGCCCAAGAGAAGCATCTAAAGCCGCTTCCACACTTTTTCTGTGCTTAATGAGATAGCTGGAAAAATCGAAGGTTGAAATGTCCTCTCCCACAATTAAAACAATCTTGCTATATGGATTCTCTCAGGATTAACAGTTTCATGGAAGCAAATCACCAAGGTTGAAGGACAAACCGCAATGCTGCTGCCATCTGCTCACCGTATTAACTAGCAACATTGCCACTGTCATAGGCCCTACACCTCCAGGAACAGGCGTTATAGCAGCCACTTTCGATGCAACTTCATTGAAACAAACATCTCCACAAAGCTTCGGCTTTTGGGGCTGTTCTTCTAAACCAACACAAGGAAGTCGGTGAATGCCAACATCAATTACAACAGCATTTGATCGAACATGATCTCTTCCAATGATTTGAGGTCGACCTGCCGCTACCACCAACAATTCAGCCTGTCTAGTCAAATCAATCAAGTCTTTAGTCTTTGAATGTGCAACTGTCACAGTGGCATTAGCAGATTGAAGCATTAGTGCCATTGGCTGACCAACAAGGATGCTGCGCCCTACCACAACTGCTCTTTTCCCCTCCACCGAAATCCCGTTAGTAGAGAGCAACGCCATAATGCCCGCAGGAGTACAAGAGCGAGGTCCTGATTCTCCTTTTAACAATTTCCCAAGATTCAAAGTATGCAATCCATCAGCATCTTTTTCAGGGTCAATACTCATCAATAAAGAAGTCGAATCAATTCCTGCAGGCAAGGGCAATTGAACAAGAATGCCATCAACTTTTTCATTGGCATTTAAAGCTTGAATTTTTTGAAT comes from Prochlorococcus sp. MIT 1307 and encodes:
- a CDS encoding divergent PAP2 family protein, with the protein product MNHTSSLPALLQLFNNAVLAWGLLACGIAQASKLFVEFVQHRRWRPSVLLETGGMPSSHSAFVTGTASGVGLELGFDHPAFAIAATLAFVVMYDASGIRRAAGLTAERVNELPASNWPSPPASPLKESLGHTRREVFVGSLIGPAVSLPGIFFLGSPLHLFQTFGLLVG
- the crtE gene encoding geranylgeranyl diphosphate synthase CrtE, which codes for MGEDISTFDFSSYLIKHRKSVEAALDASLGPERPEQLREAMRYSLLAGGKRLRPILCLAACEFAGGDSVLALPTAVALEMIHTMSLIHDDLPAMDNDDLRRGRPTNHKVYGDAVAILAGDALLTRSFEMVALRSPGVPVERLLKVVGELSLLAGAPGLVGGQVVDLECEGKAVDLETLEFIHLHKTGALLKACVVSGALIAGASADLLDALCIYAKGIGLAFQIIDDVLDVTASSDVLGKTAGKDLVADKTTYPKLLGLDESRKRANDLVIEAKAALKPWNKNSAPLLALADYITNRDR
- the folD gene encoding bifunctional methylenetetrahydrofolate dehydrogenase/methenyltetrahydrofolate cyclohydrolase FolD, whose translation is MSLKLDGRKLAKELEDRLQFEIASGLSKAGRPPGLAVIRVGEDPASGVYVSNKEKACARIGVASFGTHLPSTTPLPEVIQKIQALNANEKVDGILVQLPLPAGIDSTSLLMSIDPEKDADGLHTLNLGKLLKGESGPRSCTPAGIMALLSTNGISVEGKRAVVVGRSILVGQPMALMLQSANATVTVAHSKTKDLIDLTRQAELLVVAAGRPQIIGRDHVRSNAVVIDVGIHRLPCVGLEEQPQKPKLCGDVCFNEVASKVAAITPVPGGVGPMTVAMLLVNTVSRWQQHCGLSFNLGDLLP